A window of Argopecten irradians isolate NY chromosome 1, Ai_NY, whole genome shotgun sequence contains these coding sequences:
- the LOC138322475 gene encoding scavenger receptor class F member 1-like, which translates to MVKSGHIRMENVVFLILSLIVATVRSEGNIALARTATQSSNGLPNLWLAGAAVDGCQTTDIGSNCCTYTASNGPKTVWWRVDLGQISTIDSIQIIYRDNYQERFAGYQLYVSNTTNSPQDGVLCYEDTSSILAAVQLNVIHQCPYVGRYVTVYNYRSNLKRYSWYSDYAVLELCEVLVYGCPVGRYGNGDCSQVCPATCYGGNCNPKTGSCLYCTPTTYGIVCENTCSSDCKDSLCDRYSGFCLDCVDGKYGATCDMDCSGNCKDPICDRNTGYCSECVTGKFGNICEQDCSVNCKDRLCVKDSGNCTECSIGKYGSSCDQDCPGYCRDGCTRDNASCIGCATGRYGVACTSTCPVTCKDFVCGQQTGQCLDCYPGKYGVVCGADCPVSCPDNICNKEDGQCLTQGMYMC; encoded by the exons ATGGTAAAGAGTGGGCATATACGGATGGAAAATGTTGTTTTCCTCATCTTGAGTCTCATAGTAGCTACAGTCAGATCTGAAG GAAACATCGCTTTGGCTAGGACAGCTACACAGAGTAGTAACGGACTTCCTAATTTGTGGCTGGCGGGTGCCGCCGTGGACGGATGTCAGACGACAGATATAGGGTCTAATTGTTGTACATACACAGCAAGTAATGGTCCTAAGACGGTTTGGTGGCGTGTCGATCTCGGACAAATCAGTACTATCGACAGTATCCAGATAATATACAGAG ACAATTACCAGGAAAGATTTGCTGGCTATCAACTGTACGTGTCCAACACCACCAATTCCCCTCAGGATGGCGTACTGTGTTACGAGGACACCAGTAGTATTCTGGCAGCTGTACAGTTGAATGTGATACACCAGTGCCCGTATGTAGGTCGCTACGTGACCGTGTACAACTATAGGAGCAACCTAAAACGGTACAGCTGGTATAGTGATTACGCAGTATTGGAACTTTGTGAGGTATTAGTATATG GCTGTCCAGTAGGGAGGTACGGTAACGGTGACTGTAGTCAAGTATGTCCGGCGACCTGTTACGGAGGGAACTGTAATCCGAAAACAGGCTCATGTCTTT ATTGTACTCCTACCACATATGGAATAGTTTGTGAAAACACCTGCTCATCAGATTGTAAAGATAGCTTATGTGATAGATACAGCGGGTTTTGTTTAG ATTGTGTTGACGGAAAGTATGGAGCTACATGTGACATGGACTGTTCTGGTAACTGTAAAGATCCGATATGTGACAGAAACACCGGATACTGTTCTG aatGCGTTACGGGAAAGTTCGGCAATATATGTGAACAGGACTGTTCTGTAAACTGTAAGGACCGGCTCTGTGTCAAAGACTCTGGGAATTGTACTG AATGTTCCATTGGGAAATATGGCTCTAGCTGTGATCAGGATTGTCCTGGTTACTGTCGGGATGGATGTACAAGAGACAACGCTTCATGTATTG GGTGTGCAACTGGGAGATATGGTGTAGCATGTACCTCCACGTGTCCCGTGACCTGTAAAGACTTTGTGTGTGGTCAACAGACAGGCCAGTGCTTAG ATTGCTATCCCGGCAAGTACGGAGTGGTGTGTGGGGCTGATTGTCCGGTCTCTTGTCCTGAtaatatctgtaacaaggaggatggacaatgtctaacccagggtatgtacatgtgttga